In the Bradyrhizobium guangzhouense genome, one interval contains:
- a CDS encoding response regulator, with protein MADGLSVFLVEDEALIRMMMADMVEELGHHVVAEADNVRDASAFAMTAQYDFAILDINLMGVYVDPVADLIERRGKPFLFATGYGPELLPSLLRRRPILRKPIALDQLKTIIDSLFPDMPAKVPH; from the coding sequence ATGGCGGACGGACTCTCCGTTTTCCTGGTCGAAGACGAGGCGTTGATCCGGATGATGATGGCTGACATGGTGGAAGAGCTTGGCCACCATGTCGTCGCGGAAGCGGACAATGTGCGCGATGCGAGCGCCTTTGCGATGACCGCGCAGTACGATTTCGCGATCCTCGACATCAATCTGATGGGCGTTTATGTCGATCCCGTCGCGGATCTGATCGAGCGGCGCGGCAAGCCGTTTCTGTTTGCCACCGGCTATGGGCCGGAATTGCTGCCGTCCTTGCTCCGTCGTCGGCCGATTCTGCGTAAGCCGATTGCGCTCGATCAGCTCAAGACCATCATCGACTCGCTGTTTCCGGATATGCCCGCCAAAGTGCCGCACTGA
- a CDS encoding NAD(+) synthase: MSFYSIYAHGFARVAACVTTSHVADPAANTKAVVAAAKACDAQSVAVAVFPELCLSGYAIEDLVKQDPLLDAIERGLVSIVEASSALMTVLIVGAPLRFGHRIYNCAVVVHRGSVLGVVPKSYLPTYREFYEGRHFASGAGIAGEAIAIGKLQAPFGTDLLFAADDVPGLTIGVEICEDMWIPVTPASELALSGASVLINLSGSPITIGRARSRALLCQSTSARCLAAYVYSAAGAGESTTDLAWDGQTSIYENGVLLAEGERFRQDGQITMADVDLDLLRQERASMGTFDDNRRQREALFRKVTFALKPPSVDIGFLRKVERFPFVPSDEHLLEQDCYEAYNIQVAGLVQRMRATGTKRVVIGVSGGLDSTHALIVAAKAVDLLGLPRENILAYTMPGFATGSESKTNALALMKALRTTGQELDIRTTATQMLKDIGHPFGKGEKVYDVTFENVQAGLRTDYLFRLANHHGGIVIGTGDLSELALGWCTYGVGDQMAHYNVNAGVPKTLIQHLIRWVIASKQFSGDVNGTLASILSAEISPELVPVKPGEKPQSTEASVGPYELQDFNLFYTLRFGLRPSKIAFMAFQAWKDVAAGEWPPAFPADKRRAYDLREIRRWLEVFLRRFFAFSQFKRSAMPNGPKVSAGGSLSPRGDWRAPSDSSAAAWLEDLERNVPN; this comes from the coding sequence ATGAGCTTCTATTCGATCTACGCCCACGGCTTTGCGCGCGTTGCGGCCTGCGTCACCACCTCCCATGTGGCCGATCCGGCGGCCAATACCAAGGCGGTCGTCGCGGCGGCGAAGGCTTGCGACGCGCAGTCGGTCGCAGTCGCCGTGTTTCCCGAGCTGTGCCTGTCCGGCTACGCGATCGAGGACCTCGTCAAGCAGGATCCACTGCTCGACGCGATTGAGCGCGGCCTCGTTTCGATCGTCGAGGCTTCCTCGGCGCTGATGACGGTGTTGATCGTCGGCGCTCCGTTGCGCTTCGGCCATCGCATCTACAATTGCGCCGTCGTCGTTCACCGCGGCAGCGTTCTGGGCGTCGTGCCCAAGAGCTATTTGCCGACCTATCGCGAATTCTACGAGGGGCGCCATTTCGCCTCGGGCGCGGGCATCGCCGGTGAGGCCATTGCCATCGGCAAACTCCAGGCGCCATTCGGCACCGACCTGCTGTTTGCGGCTGACGACGTCCCGGGCCTGACCATCGGCGTAGAGATTTGCGAGGACATGTGGATCCCGGTGACGCCGGCCTCCGAGCTGGCGCTATCAGGCGCCAGCGTGCTGATCAACCTCTCGGGCAGCCCGATCACGATCGGCCGGGCGCGCTCGCGTGCGCTGCTCTGCCAATCGACCTCGGCACGCTGCCTGGCAGCCTACGTTTATTCCGCGGCAGGCGCTGGGGAATCCACCACGGACCTGGCCTGGGACGGCCAGACCTCGATCTACGAGAACGGCGTGCTGCTGGCCGAAGGCGAGCGCTTCAGGCAGGACGGCCAAATCACGATGGCCGACGTCGACCTCGACCTGCTCAGGCAGGAGCGTGCCTCGATGGGCACGTTCGACGACAACCGCCGGCAGCGCGAGGCGCTATTCCGGAAAGTGACATTCGCCCTCAAGCCGCCCTCTGTGGACATCGGCTTCCTGCGCAAGGTCGAGCGTTTCCCGTTCGTGCCGAGCGACGAGCATTTGCTCGAGCAGGACTGCTACGAGGCCTACAACATCCAGGTCGCGGGGCTTGTGCAGCGCATGCGCGCCACCGGCACCAAGCGTGTCGTGATCGGCGTATCGGGCGGCCTGGATTCCACCCACGCGCTGATCGTCGCCGCCAAGGCCGTCGACCTGCTCGGTCTGCCGCGCGAGAATATCCTCGCCTACACCATGCCGGGCTTTGCCACCGGCAGCGAAAGCAAGACCAACGCACTGGCGCTGATGAAGGCGTTGCGGACCACCGGGCAGGAGCTCGACATCCGCACCACCGCCACGCAGATGCTGAAGGACATCGGCCATCCCTTCGGCAAGGGCGAGAAAGTCTACGACGTGACCTTCGAGAACGTGCAGGCGGGCCTGCGCACCGACTATCTATTCCGCCTTGCCAACCACCACGGCGGCATCGTCATCGGTACCGGCGACCTCTCGGAGCTCGCGCTCGGCTGGTGTACCTATGGCGTCGGCGACCAGATGGCGCACTACAATGTCAACGCCGGCGTGCCAAAGACGCTGATCCAGCATCTGATCCGCTGGGTGATTGCTTCGAAGCAGTTCAGCGGCGATGTGAACGGGACACTGGCCTCAATCCTCTCGGCCGAAATCTCGCCGGAGCTGGTTCCAGTGAAGCCTGGCGAGAAGCCGCAAAGCACCGAGGCTTCGGTCGGGCCCTACGAATTGCAGGATTTCAATCTGTTCTACACGCTGCGCTTCGGCCTGCGGCCGTCCAAGATCGCCTTCATGGCGTTCCAGGCGTGGAAGGATGTCGCTGCGGGCGAATGGCCGCCGGCTTTCCCGGCCGATAAACGCCGCGCCTATGATCTCCGGGAGATCCGCCGCTGGCTCGAGGTCTTCCTGCGCCGGTTCTTCGCTTTCAGCCAGTTCAAGCGCTCGGCCATGCCGAACGGGCCAAAGGTTTCAGCAGGCGGCTCGCTGTCGCCGCGCGGCGACTGGCGGGCGCCGTCGGACTCGAGCGCTGCGGCCTGGCTTGAGGATCTGGAACGAAACGTGCCGAACTGA
- the glk gene encoding glucokinase produces MGIGKTGNILLADIGGTNARFALSNGERIGPIDYVKVADHPTVREAITDVLRRADGEKPVRAVLAVAGPVTNNRCVMTNSPWVIDGNELQPALGFDSVHVLNDFEVVAWSLPALQPADLIPLGGQDGMPGEPLLVVGPGTGFGVSCLVERHGSRLAVVTEAGHATLPAENEREERVIASMRRRFGHVSIERGALSGSGLQSLYEAMAEIDEAQVPQRDAAAITKAALDGSCDLSRATLEMFCAILGSVAGNLAVTFGARGGVYIAGGIVPRFPEFLSASAFRARFEAKGRFQDYLRNIPTRLVMKPDASFVGLKMFADHNLD; encoded by the coding sequence ATGGGTATCGGCAAGACAGGAAATATTCTTCTCGCCGATATCGGCGGCACCAATGCACGGTTCGCGCTGAGCAATGGCGAGCGGATCGGACCGATCGACTACGTGAAGGTGGCCGACCATCCCACGGTCCGCGAGGCCATCACCGACGTGCTGCGGCGGGCCGACGGCGAGAAGCCTGTTCGGGCCGTCCTCGCCGTCGCCGGCCCCGTCACCAACAACCGCTGCGTCATGACCAACAGCCCCTGGGTCATCGACGGCAACGAGCTCCAGCCGGCGCTCGGCTTCGACAGCGTCCACGTGCTCAATGATTTCGAGGTCGTGGCCTGGTCCCTGCCCGCCCTGCAGCCGGCCGACCTGATTCCGCTCGGCGGGCAGGACGGCATGCCAGGAGAGCCATTGCTGGTGGTCGGGCCCGGGACCGGTTTTGGCGTCTCCTGCCTGGTCGAGCGCCACGGCTCCCGGCTCGCCGTCGTCACGGAAGCCGGCCATGCGACGCTTCCGGCGGAGAACGAGCGCGAGGAACGGGTAATCGCCTCGATGCGCCGGCGCTTCGGCCACGTCTCGATCGAGCGCGGCGCGCTATCCGGTTCCGGCCTGCAATCGCTCTACGAGGCAATGGCCGAGATCGATGAGGCCCAGGTGCCGCAACGCGATGCCGCAGCGATCACCAAGGCGGCGCTGGACGGGTCTTGCGACCTCAGCCGCGCGACGCTGGAGATGTTTTGCGCCATCCTCGGCTCCGTTGCCGGCAACCTCGCGGTGACCTTCGGCGCCAGGGGCGGCGTCTATATTGCCGGCGGAATCGTCCCGCGCTTTCCGGAATTCCTTTCGGCTTCGGCATTCCGCGCGCGTTTCGAAGCCAAGGGGCGCTTTCAGGACTACTTGCGCAACATCCCGACCCGCCTCGTCATGAAGCCCGATGCAAGCTTCGTTGGCCTGAAGATGTTCGCCGACCACAATCTCGATTGA
- a CDS encoding GrlR family regulatory protein, with amino-acid sequence MSAGDGSGAGEEAGVINGLYIFDIEMRDGKRGQARGVVVLCDGRIMGGDSYFYYTGSYTFRNGKWRGDMIVNQHTEAVGRTLAFGGREVTCGFSGDYSAGGAEVDGMALVGKTSVTFTARLTLQDAM; translated from the coding sequence ATGTCGGCCGGGGACGGGTCGGGAGCAGGCGAGGAGGCCGGGGTCATCAATGGCCTCTACATCTTCGACATCGAGATGCGTGACGGCAAGCGCGGCCAGGCGAGAGGCGTGGTCGTGCTGTGCGACGGGCGCATCATGGGGGGCGACAGTTATTTCTACTATACCGGCAGCTACACCTTCCGGAACGGCAAGTGGCGCGGCGACATGATCGTCAACCAGCACACCGAAGCAGTCGGAAGGACTCTCGCGTTCGGAGGCAGGGAGGTCACCTGCGGCTTTTCGGGGGACTATTCGGCTGGCGGCGCAGAGGTTGATGGCATGGCACTGGTCGGCAAGACCAGCGTGACCTTCACGGCGCGGCTGACATTACAGGACGCGATGTAG
- a CDS encoding DUF1236 domain-containing protein, translating into MRKHLMLSTAAIGLMLASGVAYAQAPERKDEPKRTEEPAKGAAPQRGGAAQEHAQERVQERAQGAQEKLQGAGREETGGAAKHETSEDKRQPTTAAEHNAPNAKEQAQESREPSKDRNREAESAKSGHDADKSRAETKSDKSAPQKSTAESEKSKSGPAGQQNERTGAAANQGERNQTQPPRNAAEQQPAQQGNRPATATDTSRTQPTNNAQSAPATGTQTNQANQTTQTNTQVSQQTRVNSEKQVQISERLSHEHLAEPERNLNISIRVGEAIPPRVHLYRLPPEIVSIEPEYRDYEYFATDDDVVIVEPRTHRIVSQVPRDPSRARAEMSSGASTSMAATGGSNASSNVNCRIMRRDASGNVAEVEPSTVGSNARVDTLSVTVQMPGGGSSASIPLGAPVGDIMVATQGQGDCTVTIEPQTR; encoded by the coding sequence ATGCGTAAACATCTGATGTTATCGACCGCAGCGATTGGACTTATGCTCGCATCCGGCGTTGCCTATGCTCAGGCGCCCGAGCGCAAGGACGAGCCGAAACGGACCGAGGAACCGGCGAAGGGCGCCGCGCCGCAGCGCGGCGGTGCTGCCCAGGAGCACGCCCAGGAGCGTGTCCAAGAGCGCGCACAGGGCGCCCAGGAAAAGCTGCAGGGCGCGGGCCGCGAGGAGACGGGCGGCGCTGCCAAGCACGAGACTAGCGAAGACAAGCGTCAGCCGACCACCGCCGCCGAGCACAACGCGCCGAACGCTAAGGAGCAGGCACAAGAATCCCGCGAGCCGTCGAAGGATCGCAACCGGGAGGCCGAGAGCGCGAAATCGGGACACGACGCCGACAAGAGCCGCGCCGAGACGAAGTCGGACAAGTCTGCGCCGCAGAAATCAACGGCCGAGTCCGAGAAATCAAAGAGCGGTCCTGCTGGCCAACAGAACGAGCGCACGGGAGCTGCAGCCAACCAGGGCGAGCGTAACCAGACCCAACCTCCACGCAACGCAGCGGAGCAGCAACCCGCACAACAAGGCAATCGGCCGGCCACGGCAACCGACACGAGCCGGACGCAGCCAACCAACAACGCACAGAGCGCACCTGCCACCGGGACGCAAACCAATCAAGCCAATCAAACCACCCAGACCAACACGCAGGTCAGCCAGCAGACCCGTGTGAACTCCGAGAAGCAGGTGCAGATCTCGGAACGACTGAGCCACGAGCACCTGGCGGAGCCGGAGCGCAACCTGAACATCTCGATCCGTGTCGGCGAGGCGATTCCCCCGCGTGTGCATCTCTATCGGCTGCCGCCCGAGATCGTCTCGATCGAGCCGGAGTACCGGGACTACGAATATTTCGCGACGGATGATGACGTCGTCATCGTGGAGCCGCGGACGCATCGCATCGTCAGCCAGGTGCCTCGCGATCCGTCGCGGGCCCGCGCGGAGATGAGCAGTGGCGCATCAACGAGCATGGCCGCGACCGGCGGCAGCAACGCAAGCAGCAACGTCAATTGCCGGATCATGCGGCGTGACGCCTCGGGTAACGTTGCCGAAGTCGAGCCGTCAACGGTGGGCTCGAATGCGCGCGTGGATACACTGAGCGTGACGGTTCAGATGCCCGGCGGCGGCTCATCCGCCTCGATTCCGCTCGGTGCCCCCGTTGGCGACATCATGGTCGCGACGCAAGGACAGGGCGATTGCACGGTGACCATCGAGCCGCAAACCCGCTGA
- a CDS encoding alpha/beta fold hydrolase — protein sequence MAAEKSGELPGEAGRGPDDTMLWPFAAARLAMDACFWWLERSPAEQGESELPWTTSGTVALELATMRLRDCARTRSGQPALVCAPYALHRALIADFAPGHSVVQSLQQGGIDRIYLTDWRSATPEMRHLSIDSYLSDLNVAVDEIGAPVDLVGLCQGGWLSLLYAARFPAKVRRLVLVGAPVDLSVESRLAQLARNAPVMVYDQLVARGGGNVSGEEMLHVWSKVPGPDDIAAALQRDLSDEEGAALLARFDRWNGETLNLPGAYYLQIVNWIFRENRIASGQFTALGRAIDLREVKAPVFLLAGLDDDVVPAAQAFATAKLVGTPPAFVAARSEPSDHLGLFMGARTHAHAWPRIAEWLRNDLSSVLARSA from the coding sequence ATGGCGGCGGAGAAGAGCGGCGAGCTGCCCGGCGAGGCGGGGCGTGGCCCTGATGACACCATGCTGTGGCCGTTTGCGGCAGCAAGGCTCGCGATGGATGCCTGCTTCTGGTGGCTGGAACGCAGCCCGGCGGAGCAGGGTGAGAGCGAGCTCCCCTGGACCACATCAGGCACCGTGGCGCTGGAGCTTGCCACCATGCGGCTTCGTGATTGTGCGCGGACGCGATCCGGCCAGCCGGCGCTGGTCTGCGCCCCCTATGCGCTGCATCGGGCCCTGATTGCCGATTTCGCGCCCGGTCACAGCGTGGTGCAGTCGCTGCAACAGGGCGGTATCGATCGAATCTATCTCACCGACTGGCGCTCGGCCACGCCCGAGATGCGCCACCTCTCGATCGACAGCTATCTGTCCGATCTCAACGTCGCCGTCGACGAGATCGGCGCCCCGGTCGATCTGGTCGGCCTTTGCCAGGGTGGTTGGCTGTCGCTGCTCTATGCCGCGCGCTTTCCGGCCAAGGTGCGCCGGCTGGTGCTGGTGGGTGCGCCGGTCGACCTCTCGGTCGAATCCAGGCTGGCGCAGCTCGCCCGCAACGCGCCGGTGATGGTCTATGATCAGCTCGTCGCGCGCGGCGGCGGCAATGTCAGCGGAGAGGAGATGTTGCATGTCTGGTCCAAGGTGCCAGGCCCCGACGACATCGCGGCGGCATTGCAGCGAGACCTCTCGGACGAGGAGGGCGCGGCCCTGCTGGCGCGCTTCGACCGTTGGAACGGCGAAACCCTCAATTTGCCCGGTGCCTACTATCTTCAGATCGTCAACTGGATCTTTCGCGAGAACCGGATCGCATCGGGCCAGTTCACCGCGCTTGGCCGTGCCATCGACCTGAGGGAGGTCAAGGCGCCGGTCTTCCTGTTGGCCGGGCTCGATGACGACGTCGTGCCGGCCGCGCAGGCATTTGCCACGGCGAAGCTCGTCGGCACGCCGCCGGCTTTCGTTGCAGCACGCTCCGAGCCGAGCGACCATCTCGGCCTGTTCATGGGTGCGCGGACCCATGCCCATGCCTGGCCCCGGATCGCCGAATGGCTGCGCAACGATCTCTCCAGCGTGCTGGCGCGCAGCGCCTGA
- a CDS encoding sugar phosphate isomerase/epimerase family protein has product MSKPVLGAALSIKSIPAHRDWLLERQRDLEIQDFFRADLLDGDWRTPAAEIKQMLSGHTGRLGIHGPFWGFKIDSHDPLISQVVTKRLLQGLDAAEFLGATQMVVHSPFTTWDHNNLDLYPDNRANIVERVKATLAEVIARAETIGCEIVIENIEDKDPRDRVRLAKALESSKVRVSLDTGHANYAHISTAAPPVDYYVETAGDMLTHVHLQDTDGFADRHWAPGEGNIPWVAVFRSLGRLTSNPRLILELRNHDDVRKGAAHLAALGLAE; this is encoded by the coding sequence ATGTCGAAGCCGGTGTTGGGCGCCGCACTGTCCATCAAGTCGATCCCCGCTCACCGCGACTGGCTTCTCGAACGGCAGCGCGATCTCGAAATTCAGGACTTCTTCCGCGCCGACCTGCTTGATGGCGACTGGCGCACGCCCGCCGCTGAAATCAAGCAGATGCTCTCGGGCCATACCGGGCGCCTCGGCATCCACGGCCCGTTCTGGGGCTTCAAGATCGACAGCCACGATCCCCTGATCAGCCAGGTGGTGACCAAGCGGCTGCTGCAAGGTCTTGATGCCGCAGAATTCCTCGGTGCGACGCAGATGGTCGTGCATTCGCCGTTCACGACCTGGGACCACAACAATCTCGATCTCTATCCGGACAACCGCGCCAACATCGTCGAGCGCGTCAAGGCGACATTGGCCGAGGTGATCGCGCGCGCCGAGACCATCGGCTGCGAGATCGTCATCGAGAACATCGAGGACAAGGACCCGCGCGACCGGGTCCGTCTCGCCAAGGCGCTCGAAAGCAGCAAGGTCCGCGTCTCGCTCGACACCGGCCATGCCAACTACGCGCACATCTCCACCGCAGCGCCGCCGGTCGACTATTACGTCGAGACCGCCGGCGACATGCTGACGCATGTGCACCTTCAGGACACCGACGGTTTTGCCGACCGGCATTGGGCGCCGGGCGAGGGCAACATCCCCTGGGTCGCCGTCTTCCGCTCGCTCGGCCGGCTGACTTCCAATCCACGGCTGATCCTCGAGCTGCGCAACCACGACGACGTCCGCAAGGGCGCCGCGCATCTCGCCGCGCTCGGTCTCGCCGAATAA
- a CDS encoding Spy/CpxP family protein refolding chaperone yields MINPAPPARLGLRRWLALGSLLTLLVGAAAVANAQGLVKGVQDGAAAGNKAAGPVGGVLGGAIGGVVGVFTGVLGVGNNNNGQAPAAKDAGKDASKDATRDASKDAKDGKQSGAAKDKDAKTAKGAKGAKATKEAKNAPQDTKNDTKDNKDVTVLTQPGAPQLTADQIVANSDSYIERIKTELNLTPAQEKNWFGFSSAMHYLGHNGAERLNLRMERAKRDPPDDIIEQMRNEAQFLIDRAADQRNVADAAEPLYSSLDDKQKQVFIQEMVRLSHERGLD; encoded by the coding sequence ATGATCAACCCGGCGCCGCCTGCGCGGCTTGGCCTGCGACGATGGCTCGCGCTCGGGTCCCTGCTGACACTGCTTGTCGGCGCGGCCGCAGTTGCGAATGCACAAGGTTTGGTCAAGGGCGTCCAGGACGGCGCCGCAGCCGGTAACAAGGCCGCGGGTCCTGTCGGAGGCGTCCTCGGCGGCGCCATCGGCGGCGTGGTCGGCGTCTTTACCGGTGTGCTCGGCGTCGGGAATAATAACAACGGTCAGGCGCCGGCGGCCAAGGACGCCGGCAAAGATGCCAGCAAGGACGCCACCAGGGACGCATCCAAGGATGCGAAGGACGGCAAGCAGTCGGGCGCGGCCAAGGACAAGGATGCCAAGACGGCAAAAGGCGCCAAGGGGGCCAAGGCGACCAAGGAAGCCAAGAATGCTCCCCAGGACACTAAGAATGACACCAAGGACAATAAGGACGTCACCGTCCTGACCCAGCCCGGCGCGCCGCAACTGACCGCCGACCAGATCGTCGCCAACAGCGATTCCTATATCGAGCGGATCAAGACCGAACTGAATCTCACGCCCGCGCAGGAGAAGAACTGGTTCGGCTTCTCCAGCGCGATGCATTATCTCGGGCATAATGGCGCGGAGCGACTCAACCTGCGGATGGAGCGGGCCAAGCGCGATCCGCCCGACGACATCATCGAGCAGATGCGCAATGAGGCGCAGTTCCTGATCGACCGCGCCGCCGACCAGCGCAATGTCGCCGATGCCGCCGAGCCGCTGTACTCGAGCCTCGATGACAAGCAGAAGCAGGTGTTCATCCAGGAGATGGTTCGTCTCAGCCATGAGCGCGGGCTGGATTGA
- the pncA gene encoding bifunctional nicotinamidase/pyrazinamidase: MKISDRDVLLVIDVQNDFCTGGALAVPGGEKVVPAINRIAQKFANVVLTQDWHPGNHVSFAPNHPGKQPFQTIELDYGTQVLWPTHCVQGTAGAEFHRDLDLARASLVVRKGFRRGIDSYSALFENDKTTPTGLLGYLRERELKTVFVAGLALDFCVRFSAEDARKAGFEVAVIEDACRGIDLDGSVAATHRSFRERGISIISLEAFL; the protein is encoded by the coding sequence ATGAAGATATCCGACCGCGACGTGCTGCTGGTGATCGACGTGCAGAACGATTTTTGCACCGGTGGGGCGCTCGCCGTTCCCGGCGGCGAGAAAGTCGTCCCCGCCATCAACCGCATCGCCCAAAAATTCGCCAATGTGGTGCTGACGCAGGACTGGCATCCGGGCAACCACGTCTCGTTCGCGCCGAACCATCCGGGCAAGCAGCCGTTCCAGACCATCGAGCTCGACTATGGCACCCAGGTGCTGTGGCCGACCCACTGCGTCCAGGGCACGGCCGGAGCCGAATTCCATCGGGATCTGGACCTCGCGCGGGCAAGCCTGGTGGTGCGCAAGGGCTTTCGCCGCGGGATCGATTCCTATTCGGCGCTGTTTGAGAATGACAAGACGACGCCGACCGGCCTGCTTGGCTATTTGCGCGAGCGCGAGCTGAAGACCGTTTTCGTGGCGGGCTTGGCGCTGGATTTTTGCGTCCGCTTTTCCGCGGAGGATGCCCGCAAGGCGGGCTTCGAGGTTGCTGTGATCGAGGATGCCTGCCGTGGCATTGACCTCGACGGCTCGGTCGCGGCGACCCATCGCAGCTTCAGGGAACGCGGCATTTCCATCATCAGCCTGGAGGCGTTCCTGTGA